A single genomic interval of Zingiber officinale cultivar Zhangliang chromosome 4A, Zo_v1.1, whole genome shotgun sequence harbors:
- the LOC121970099 gene encoding peroxidase 5-like, producing the protein MELGRGEMLVAFFSMALWIGGVTRVEAQLKVGFYSQSCPHAEAIVKEEIEKALGDDEGVGADLLRMHFHDCFVRGCDGSILLDSTNSSKAEKDAEINLTLEGFDIIDAVKEKLEAACRGVVSCADLLAFAARDAVVHYGGIQYEVPSGRRDGKISVATDADILPSPDSELAALTHLFVSKGLSQADMIVLSGAHTVGIAHCDAFSERLYSAAPALEVEYASELRKQCPRGSNNTAPMDPQSPHKFDNGYYQLVLGDRALFTSDHALLSTQGTAAQVKSLAGDYWGFQSKFAAAIVKMGAIGVLAGYDGEVRANCRVAN; encoded by the exons ATGGAGTTGGGAAGAGGAGAGATGTTGGTGGCCTTCTTCTCCATGGCCTTGTGGATTGGTGGCGTGACGAGAGTAGAGGCTCAGCTCAAGGTCGGATTCTACTCTCAAAGCTGCCCTCACGCCGAGGCCATTGTCAAAGAGGAGATCGAGAAGGCCCTCGGAGACGACGAAGGCGTCGGCGCCGACCTGCTCAGAATGCACTTCCATGATTGCTTCGTCAGG GGTTGCGATGGTTCGATTTTGCTAGATTCCACCAACAGTAGCAAAGCCGAGAAGGACGCGGAGATCAACCTCACGCTCGAAGGATTCGACATTATCGACGCCGTGAAGGAGAAGCTGGAAGCCGCCTGCAGGGGAGTTGTCTCCTGCGCCGATCTCCTCGCCTTCGCCGCCAGAGACGCCGTCGTTCAT TACGGAGGAATTCAGTACGAGGTGCCGTCGGGGAGAAGGGACGGGAAGATCTCCGTTGCCACCGACGCTGACATCCTCCCTTCGCCGGACTCTGAGCTCGCCGCGCTCACCCACTTGTTCGTCTCCAAAGGGTTGAGTCAGGCCGACATGATCGTCCTGTCGGGGGCCCACACCGTGGGCATTGCGCACTGCGACGCCTTCTCCGAGCGGCTGTACTCGGCAGCCCCGGCGCTGGAGGTGGAGTACGCGTCGGAGCTGAGGAAGCAGTGCCCGCGGGGGAGCAACAATACCGCACCGATGGACCCGCAGTCGCCGCACAAGTTTGACAACGGCTACTACCAACTCGTGCTCGGCGACCGCGCGCTGTTCACCTCCGACCACGCGCTGCTGTCCACGCAAGGCACGGCGGCGCAGGTGAAGAGCCTCGCCGGCGACTACTGGGGCTTCCAGAGTAAGTTCGCCGCCGCCATCGTGAAGATGGGCGCCATCGGCGTCCTCGCTGGCTACGACGGTGAGGTTCGGGCCAACTGCCGAGTCGCCAACTGA